One window from the genome of Rufibacter tibetensis encodes:
- a CDS encoding DNA-processing protein DprA: protein MIEPSDLLILENIPCITSRSIETVIRFLTEYRRGFPSANRGVVSLFAAAYNRYGTCMVPSLEAISVARKVSERILALSGKNGIRIISRFDADYPKAFLLMEDMPLLVHVKGNLEVLNNQAIAILGKKEPSAFTQEEGPKLAQLVSREGFTIVSGLAAGCDSIAHRAAVESHAPTIAVMAGGLHDILPEENKNLSRRILEEGGLLLSEYAYGEKARRGTYIARGRLQTALSRGVIVLETDLAGGTMESVRYAAKQKKKLGCLYPSSAGSAWGEQFAGNLVLLEQNKARRLGTEAEIHHFVSSLKDRGPVLSGYIKSNKFIG, encoded by the coding sequence ATGATAGAACCCTCTGATTTATTAATTCTGGAGAATATTCCCTGTATCACGTCCCGTTCCATTGAGACAGTCATCAGGTTCTTAACCGAGTACCGGAGAGGCTTCCCGAGTGCAAACAGGGGAGTGGTTAGCCTGTTTGCGGCGGCCTATAACCGGTACGGAACCTGTATGGTGCCCTCCCTGGAAGCCATATCAGTGGCGCGTAAAGTAAGTGAACGTATCCTGGCCTTGTCCGGGAAGAACGGGATCAGGATCATCTCCCGCTTTGATGCAGATTACCCAAAGGCGTTCCTTTTGATGGAAGACATGCCTTTGCTGGTTCATGTCAAAGGAAACCTGGAGGTGTTGAACAACCAGGCCATCGCTATCCTGGGGAAAAAGGAACCCTCTGCTTTCACCCAGGAAGAAGGGCCGAAACTGGCGCAGTTGGTCTCCAGGGAAGGCTTCACCATTGTCAGCGGTCTTGCGGCAGGCTGTGATTCTATTGCCCACAGGGCAGCAGTTGAAAGCCATGCTCCAACCATTGCCGTGATGGCCGGTGGCCTGCATGATATCCTGCCTGAGGAAAATAAAAACCTTTCCCGAAGGATCCTGGAAGAGGGGGGATTGCTGCTGAGTGAGTATGCTTACGGGGAGAAGGCCAGAAGAGGCACCTATATTGCCAGGGGACGCCTGCAGACCGCCCTAAGCAGAGGCGTGATCGTCCTGGAGACAGACCTGGCTGGGGGCACCATGGAATCGGTACGGTACGCTGCAAAGCAGAAAAAGAAGTTGGGCTGTCTTTATCCATCATCAGCCGGTAGCGCATGGGGGGAGCAGTTTGCAGGTAACCTTGTCCTGTTGGAACAGAACAAGGCCAGAAGACTGGGCACTGAGGCTGAGATCCACCACTTTGTCAGTTCTTTGAAGGATAGGGGACCTGTGTTATCCGGCTATATAAAAAGTAATAAATTCATCGGGTAA
- a CDS encoding transglutaminase domain-containing protein — protein sequence MAKPIPKLKVIMLLVLGIIAGYRQLAAASESYSFRKVERLFDKGQYEKVLEEIRLLEKGRFGKEGSLKYSMRNEVRYYHYKLSSRLLANRTGSLQESVGLYKRLLVLDSTRQFLVQPQYLEFREHIRKSLEKGIAGNQLAFSRLLVDALALQGDTVPAYWKVYPTKEELLQLANKEALRGFIKKYDYAEVDRNALLVEKQSNIENQAWALTKELKYDFEKVRAIYIWIVHKIHYDYNYRIYDGLTTFKANKGVCSGFSYLFQEMCSKAGIKAFRVVGKANNSPITNHAWNMVEVEGFRFLIEATWASCVKEKTDYYYFISEKELSRTHKPEKVY from the coding sequence ATGGCTAAACCGATTCCAAAATTGAAAGTGATCATGCTGCTGGTGCTTGGTATCATAGCAGGGTATCGCCAGTTGGCTGCAGCGTCTGAAAGCTATTCCTTCAGAAAAGTTGAAAGGCTCTTTGATAAGGGGCAATATGAAAAAGTACTGGAAGAAATCAGGTTGCTGGAGAAAGGAAGATTTGGGAAAGAAGGCAGCCTGAAGTATTCCATGCGTAACGAGGTACGGTATTACCATTACAAATTATCAAGCCGGCTTCTTGCAAATAGAACAGGTTCGTTGCAGGAATCAGTAGGATTGTATAAAAGGTTGCTGGTGCTGGACAGCACCAGGCAATTTCTGGTGCAACCGCAATACCTGGAGTTCAGGGAACATATAAGGAAATCCCTGGAGAAAGGCATTGCAGGAAATCAACTAGCCTTCTCCCGGCTGCTGGTGGATGCCCTGGCCCTTCAGGGTGATACAGTTCCGGCCTATTGGAAAGTATATCCAACTAAAGAAGAATTACTGCAGCTTGCAAATAAAGAAGCACTCAGGGGATTTATAAAGAAGTATGATTACGCAGAGGTAGACAGAAATGCTTTGCTGGTAGAAAAACAATCCAATATTGAAAACCAGGCTTGGGCTTTAACCAAGGAGTTAAAATATGATTTCGAGAAAGTACGTGCCATTTATATATGGATTGTGCACAAGATCCACTATGATTATAACTACCGTATTTATGATGGCCTGACAACTTTCAAGGCGAACAAAGGTGTGTGCAGCGGTTTCAGTTACCTTTTTCAGGAAATGTGCTCAAAGGCTGGAATCAAAGCCTTTCGGGTAGTAGGGAAGGCGAACAATAGCCCCATAACAAACCATGCCTGGAATATGGTGGAGGTGGAGGGTTTCCGGTTTTTGATTGAGGCTACCTGGGCATCATGTGTGAAGGAAAAAACAGATTACTACTATTTCATAAGTGAGAAAGAGCTCTCGAGAACACACAAACCAGAGAAAGTGTATTGA
- a CDS encoding L,D-transpeptidase family protein: protein MKSERRLMAYSGGKLVKTYRISLGKKPVGDKQFEGDNKTPEGLYTINDKNPHSGYHRNLGVSYPNASDRREAARLGKSVGGSIKIHGLPNKAPFLGKLHLLYDWTAGCMAVTNEEIEELYNSVAIGTPIEIKP from the coding sequence GTGAAATCAGAGCGGCGGTTAATGGCCTATTCAGGTGGCAAGCTGGTGAAAACGTACCGAATATCTCTGGGTAAAAAGCCAGTCGGCGATAAACAGTTTGAGGGAGATAACAAAACACCAGAGGGTCTCTATACCATAAACGATAAGAACCCTCACAGCGGATACCACAGGAACCTGGGTGTCTCCTATCCTAATGCCTCTGATAGACGTGAGGCCGCCCGGCTGGGCAAGTCGGTAGGAGGGAGTATCAAGATTCACGGCCTACCCAATAAAGCCCCTTTCCTGGGTAAGCTACACCTTCTTTATGACTGGACAGCCGGTTGTATGGCGGTGACGAATGAGGAAATCGAGGAATTGTATAACTCCGTTGCCATAGGCACCCCTATTGAAATAAAACCTTAA